CATCCGAGACTCCCCAAGTAAGTCTCCAAACTTGGTTTCATTGGGCATACCAATATCTTCTTTTAAGGTTTCGAAGTTCAATACAACACATGGTCCTTCAACCAAGGAGGTTTTCTCAAGGCACACCTTGGCCGTTCAGGAAGCAGAACTTGTTTTTCTCAGGACATGTTGAGATCATCAAAATGCTGATCGAGTGCAGCATTTGCTGATGCTGGATCCTCGTCAGCCCTGATATGCTCTTCCATATCACTGGGAGAATCATTCCTTGGCTGGTCAACATCCGAGCTGGTCTTTGGGCTTGTCAGTTGTCTCGCTGGATCATATGCTGGCGTAAACAGCTTGAGATGACATTCATTGACGGTTCCTTGACCAGCAACAAGTGCCGTTTTCAAAGaccttttttacaatatatggCCCATTAAACTTTGGTAGTAGTTTTGGGTGATTTCCTTTGGTCTCTGCTTGTTTTGCACTAACACCAAATCACCTTCTTTAAATATTGCATATTCCTGATCATGTAGTCTAGGAGATAGCATTTGTTGAGTGCGAATCAACTGGTAAACACTATCTAACCGATTCTGCATATGTGAGGCATATTCACTTCATGTAGTCTCATTGACAACATGTATACCATCTATTAACTGGTCAGGTAGCCTACATTCTCGTCCTagtatcaaatagtttgcagTTTCCTCTGTTGCTGTATGTGGGTTGCTCTAAAGGCCCTCATGATTTGTGGTAGCATAATGTTCCAGTTTCTTTGAGCTTCCATCTGACTAAATAAAATACAGCGAAGGGAATCACCCAAGTTCTATTTCCACATTCTACCACGCCATTAAATTGGGAATGATATGCCATGGTTCGAGTTTTAGTGATCCTCCACATGGCTCAAAGTTCTGTCATAAGATGACCTTCAAACGGTGTTCCTCAGTCACTATGAAGCTCTCCAGGTAATCCAAAGTAGCAAAAGACAAGGCTATCTAAAGCCTCAGCAATTATAGGAGCTGTAGCATCAGGTAAAGGTATAGCATCTTGCCAATGAGTGAAATGGTCTGTCAACATTAGTGTAAAGTTCTGCTGACCAGCCTACTCAGGTCACCGGATGACTGAGTGGTTGCTAAACAGACATTGCACTGGCAGCAGAGAGGTCTTCATCATAGCTTACAAAACTCTGTAGTACCACAAAATAGGATCTTTTTGCTAGTGCAACCATATTATTAGTGCAAGCATATTATTACTCATAGATAAACTCCATTGCATTTTCTCTGTGAACTAGAATCAGTCTTATTTTAGCCATCTACCAGATCAAGCGTACATGTGTAACAAACTTTAGCATTAAACCTCCATTTCATCACTAGCAGCATGCATGGGACCATACAAGTTATTTTACATTCTTATTTACATCAATTAAATATGTAGTTACTATTGCCAATATCATTATTGTCATTTACCTGCATGTGCATGCGTTCTAAATTTGCAATTGTGTgaatctgtatttttctatttCATCATAGTTTTACAATTTTGCCTTGCCTATTGTCAACATTGTTATTACCATTGCAGATTTCACTGGTTTAAAGgactacaaatatatacatgctatTAAACATATCCTACAAATCAGTGACTTGTTGTCTTCAAGCGTGTGTAATTAGTAGTGAGGCGGAATAATACTCATTGTCTACCACTTATGTGGTAGACCAGTCGCTATTACAGAAGAAATTCTCTACAGTGAAATCTTGTATGCAAGCTCCTCGGAGATTGTTACAAGCCAGCAGTAGACAATCAGCAGTCAGAGGCTGGACTATCTCTGAACCTATAATCAGTCAACCCGTGAGCTCTTTGCCAGTAAGAGACAGTCACGCCATAATCAGTAAGTAGTCAACCCGTGAGCTCTCCGCCAGTAAGAGACCGTCACATCATAATCAGTAAGCAGTCAACCCGTGAGCTCTTCGCCAGTAGGAGACAGTCACATCATAATCAGTAAGCAGTCAACCCGTGAGCTCTTCGCCAGTAAGAGACAGTCACAATATAACCAGTCAACAGAAACCGTGAGCCCTTCGCCAAAAAGAGACAGTCACAATCTAATCAGTACCCAGGAGATAGGATAACTTCCCTTTGATCAAACTAATTAGCAAGATCTACATATCAGCATCAGCTAAGTTATTTGTATCTTGTGACTTTTGTTTATGTAAGGAGCAATGTTTTGAACAATGTCCTAGATTAGCATAGATAGAGTTGTCTTTCCATAAGACATTCTAGCATTATAACATTGAATGCTACTACAGTAGTTCTTATGAGCGTTTATATTGTAAAGGTAGTTTAAATTCTGCTTATAATTTTAATGCTTATGTATTTTACATCTGTTGTTGTAAAAGCTGATTCAGTTTACAGAGATTGAGCAACAGCCAATTAGTACATTCTTTCCACCGAATCGCCAAACTAGTACACGGCATAAACATTCTAGTTTTTATTGCTGACCTTTGACACAAAAATATTGCTGCCAGTTCAATTTTATGTAGTAATTAAACAGTCATTTGAGGCATGAGTGAGGACACTAGTGACACTCATAGCATTCCTATACATTCTAACATTGAGGAAAATCAAGTTACAGAAATTGATGAGCATAGTAGCAATAATTCAATAAATCAATCAGTTCAAAATAAATCAACCCCTGAGTTTAAAAGTCTTGAACTAGAGTCTGAGCCCACTAACAGCACAGTTGTAGCCGTAAAAGAACGACGCAACCGTAAACccactgaaaaaagtaaacaaaatcgTGTTAACCAGTTAAAAACCGAGATCTCTGCCTTGATAAATTCTAGGCTTTGTAATTATGAGCAAGCCCTGTCAAATGTAGATAGACAAAATTTTGATGGACTAGCAGACCTTTTGGAACACTTGGAAAAGGACAGGCAAAAGGTCGACACATTATGTGATGAGTTAAAAGGCCGGTGCGAAGGTAAACTCGATGAGCAAATGGAAAGCATATACTTAGTTTTCAACACTGAACGTGAAGGTAACACTGACCTCGTTAATACGTTAATGGATGACATTGAAAACGGGAAGAAGAATTAGCTTCACAATTAGAAGAAACACTTGGGAGAAACTTGGCAGACATCCAAAATGCTCAAAAAAGGCAAGCAGAAGTCAGAAGTATTTTGGACTGAACTCGATAGGTTCTgtccaaaatgaaaaaatgtccAGAGAAACCGCAGGTTTCTCTGGTTTGATCCTGATTCATGGCAAGTGAGACAATACAGAATGACTGTACACCTATTTGGGGCAACATCCTCTCCGGCAGTGTCAACTTTTGTATTGAGACGACTAGCAGCAGACAACAAGGAACTTTCAGAAAAAGCAGCTGAGTTTCTATGTGAAGATTTTTACGTTGATGATGGCATCGTAAGTGTGAGCACGGCTGAGGGTGCCATCCAGTTGCTAAAGGACACAGCTAAAATGTGTTCTCGTGGTAATGTGAGGCTGCACAAATTAATTTCCAATGATAGAGATGTGATGAGCTCTATACAACCCTCAGAGAGAAGTGAGCCGACTCAAAAACAGAAGAGAAGCTAGAATGGGAGAGATGGTTGGAAAACTTCAAAAAGATAGATAAAATCAGCATAAAAAGATGCATGAAAAAGGCAGGTATGGATGTACAAACCACACAGATTCATGTCTTTAGCGATGCTAGTCTGAAGGGATATGGAGCCTGCTGCTACTTACGTCAAGTAGGCAAAGATGGTACAGTGCATACAATGCTACTGTTTGGGAAGTCACGAGTGGCGCCACTCAAGCCTGTGACCATCCCTAGATTAAAACGCCGAGCTGCGGTGATTGCCGTAAGAATAAGTAAACTAGTGAATAGggagttaaagttaagttttgaTGAAATGTATTTCTGGTGTGACTCACAGATTGTTCTAGGATACATGGCTAACGAATCTAAAATATTCCACATGTATGTGGCTAATATGATACATGAAATCTACCAGAACTCCTCCCCAAGTCAATGGCATTACGTCAAATCCAAGGACAATCCAGCTGATATGGCGTCAAGAGGAGCATCAGTTGATGAGCTGATAAACTTAAGCTGGCTTAGTGGACCAGATTTCCTGAAAGAACATGATGTAAAAGCCTACATGGAGGCAAACAATGTCAATAGGAAAATAGAGGAGCATGACCCAAAAGTCAAACCAGTAAAGGTTTTGAAAACAAGTGCTGCCGCTCTTAACATTGCACACAAATTCCTTAAGTACAGCACCTTCAATGGACTAGTGAAGAGCCTGGCTATCTTGCAAAAAGCTGCGAGGAAAAAGACATGGAAAAGTGTTTCAGCAACTGCCGAAGACATGCAAGAGACTGAAGTACTTGCTATTAAGCGTACACAAGAAATAAATTTTCAAGAAGAAATTCAGACtctaaaagaaaataaatcTGTCAGAAAAGACAGCACCATTGCCACACTGAATCCTTACCTAGATAAACAGAGTATTCTCCGTGTTGGTGGGAGACTCCATAGAGCGGACATCACTACCGATGAGAAGTGTCCCATGATCGTACTCATGTACAGTCATTTGGCAAAACTATTAGTAAGGCACCACCATCATAGAATACACCACCTCGGTCGCAGGAGCACTCTAGCCGCAACACGAGAAGCTGGTTACTGGATAATCAGCGGCGCCTCAACAGTTAAGTCTACAATTAGTGACTGCATTGCATGCTCAAAGCTACGCAAACTTCTGCAGGAACAGTTAATGGGAGATCTGCCGGCAGAAAGAGTGCAAAGAACATCACTCTTTTCACATGTGGGTATGGATGTCTTCGGACCCTACCATGTGAGAGAGAGACGATCCACGCTAAAACATTATGGACTTATATTTATGTTTCTGTACAGTAGTGCTGTACACATCAAAATGCTTGATGACCTGTCAACCGATAGCTTCATCAATGCATTGCGATGTCTCACAGCAATTAGAGGACATGTAACCACACTTTATAGTGGTAATGCAACCAACTTTGTTGGAGCAAAAAACTTGTTTGACAGAGAATTAGAAAGGGTCTCTGATCCCAAGATGCAGAAATACCTTTTGGACTACAGAATAACCTTTAAAAACAACACACCTGAATCAAGTCACCAGGAAGGTGCCTGGGAGAGACTCATACGCTCGGCCAAAGCTGTCCTCAATGGCATGGCCATCAACTACAAAGAACGAATCGATTCACAGACACTCAAACTGCATTCTATGAAGTGGCAAGCATACTGAATAATAAGCCACTGACAGCTACCAATATCGAAAGCCCAGACGAAGAGATTATAACGTGACAAAGAGATAGACATTGCATTTAAAGGAATAGAATGTTTTATTAAAGAAGTCAGTTCTTGATTAGAGTCACCTTTCGAAAAGACATCACTGAGGCTATGCAACAATTTGGCAATCGCTTTGCATTGCAAAAGCTGAGAACAAGCTTCAGTTGCCTCCTCAAATAGGCTCTCCAAGTGAGATGAGATAGCAGGAATATTTTCATCTGACACAAGCTTCCTGTGGTTCCCTTCTATTCTATAAACAAATGTAGCAAGAATCTGTCCCTTCTCCAAGCTGACAACACATTGCCCTATAATAGAACCAGCATTGAGATAGCATACTTGCATTGCAGGATTAATGCGTCTAACGAAATTTTTTCTTTCTTTGTTCCATTTACTCATACTAGCAGCAATAGCTATACCACGCTTAGCCGCAATCCCTGTGTCCTCCACTATGCCAACAGGGGTACAAATATTACTCAACAACTGACACTAAATCAACTTTTCAGATCTAACAGGAATAGATTCATGAGCAATTACCTGTACTCTACTAGCAAAATCTATACCATGCTGGTTGGTGCACCTAAGGTGTTTGCCATTCATCACAACAGTAGACTCTAAACAACTAACTAAGCAATTGCGGCTAACTAAAAAGGGCTTTCCAAGTATAGCATCTGGCTCAATATCGGCAACAACAAAGTCTAATTCGATTGGTTCTGACCTTAATCTGCCAAGTAATTTTATCTGTCCATAAAATTTCTAACCAGATTCATCTGCAAGAGTGCCGGTAATGTGTTCAAATGCCAGCAATCCGCCAACAAACCTCTGTGGCAGCCTATCATACACTCTCCTTGCCAGCAAGTGCAAAGTGCATCCACTGTCTACTAAATAGTGTACTGAACAGCCTTCAACGTTTCCTGGACTATAGAGTGCAAAAAAAGTGGCTGCCAAATTTGTGCAAGGATGCTCTGCATCATCCCTAGTACTGCAATTAGATTGACCTACCGGAGGATTCGCAGCATTGCCAGAGCAATGCAGAGGCAAAGAAATTGAATCTGGTTTCCTAATGATTGGTTGTAATTGTGACAACTCACCTGGATTGTCTGCTTGGCTCAACCTTAATTGTCTCCTGCAGTGCTTATCTGGCTTTCTGTAATGGGTGTATGACACCGGTTCACCCACTTTACCCGTAATCTCAGAAGTGAACCTTGCTAGTTTTCCTGATTGGGGTTTGTGGATGGTGGTGGCAATTTCTTCTGTACTGTACAACTCCTCATCAGGTGGAAGAAATCTCCACATCTGTAACAACGTCTAACTCTATGAGACTTGACATTGGTCACTCCTTTGCTCTAGAGCAGCAATCCGGGCAGACTAATCTTTTGTCAGCTTTGTCTGTTTTTTCATTTCCAACGACATGGAAAGTAGCGCCTCAGCCAAATCTGTTTCAGTGCCATCAGAGTTGTTTCCTGCAGTTTCGCAGCTACTACCACTTACAATATCTATTTGGGTAACTCTCGGGAGATTTCTTGTCCTTGATGGTTGTACTGGTTGACACCCAGCTATTTCATAATGTTTTGCTGCGGTGATAGTTTTTTTCACATTTGAGGCCCTTACCAGCAGCAGGTACCGCCGAAGTGCAGGGTCATCTACTGCTTGCTGAAGGTGTTCTAATATCTCATTTACGGCAGCATACCCAAGACAACCATAGGTTAATTTCGACAGCCTCTCCACTCTGTTACGCAATGATAGGTAACCTTCTCCAGTTCGTTGGTGTAAATAGTGCACCCTGTTTTTTTGCTTCAGACGCAGACAGTTCGAACATCTGTAGCAGTTTTCTATTTACTTCAGCATCAGCAACCGTATCAGCTCTTCCAGTTTTTGGCTGTTCGTTCTGAGCAGGATCTTAGCTGTATTATTGCAACTTGCTCATCCCATTGGCTCACTTCACAAATTTCAGTAATTCGTTGAATAAACTACCATATGAAATTGTTGGCATAAAGTGTGGAACCTCAGCCTTCTTATTAGAGACTTGGTCTAGTTGTTTTGTGATTGTGCTTAACAAATCTTGGGAAGACTCACAGCTGTCACACTTCTCTGAGCAGGCTCGACCAACTTTGTTGAATGCAGCTGCTCTGTTGGTCGAGGAGTGGAAACAGTAAAACGTTCCAAGTTGTGTAGTCCATCTTCTGCTGGAGACAATATGCGACCGCTCTATAGCGACTATATGCGACTGCGATATAGCCATTTCTTTCCAGAGAGCTGTTCTGCAATTACTAGGTTGTACATACGGCTAAACTTTCAGTAGCACCAGGTTACAGATATCtcactgctgccaccaatgtTGTGGAggtcagcgctgactagccacttgcaagtAGGTTATGCATAAAAGTTGTCTCATACTGAATAattaatagctctcatgcacaactgcaATTGTTGCAAGTAAGGTGACTGGTGAATGAGTATGGCTCTTTATTacacaagctctataagcaTGAAAAGACAGAACTATTAGATATAATTCCATACAATTAAGCGTAATGATGAAATGAGTTTAcaaatgataaacactcaaaCAGTTACAtttgtaaatgtaaaaatgtcaagatataaatgtaaacaaaaagcTGCACAAAGGTAAGTTAATGTTACCAATGATTAGAAGCGTAATTCTCAGTCTAGTAGTTTTGTAGCTCATAGTCTGTATTCCTTGATCTGTGCTCTTTGCCCTCGCCCTTAACACTGGAGCACCTTTTCCCATATGCAAAAAATCCATGGGCTTTTCATGTAAGCTGGCTTTTTAATTACAgggctaatctgagaatagctgaatACTTATGACAATTAGAAAAAGCTCAGcttagtaaatccatcacaATATTATACACGgacacataaataaaataacatatgaTACTTGGGAATAAAGTATCAGGCATCAAATAAgtcttatacatgtagtttggaTAAAAAAACTATTGTTAGTTCTGTTTACTTGAAGCGTTTTATCTTTATGTGTGTAATGTTCAGCAAGGTACTAATTCTAATACGGTTTATTCATACACtcaccgtaagtcctcatgtaGCCTACATATAAGTTGCGCCTGTAAacctatatttttgtttcaaagttTGGGGTGTAGCTTATACAGGTGAAATGAAATTCATTCAGGTCAGGAGTGAACAAGTTGCACTCCAGTAAATAACATCAGGGCAACCTCCGAACCAGGCAAAGTGTAATGACCCTCTGTttaaaaggattattaactataagtgctggattggtggttcaagtagttggtttatgatttgcgaatttaaaggactgtatttcaggtgtagatttaatgtcaagaattagactggtttgttttagctgaaaacttaacaaacagattatatttattaaaaattcaaactttcaattgcaaaaacataaaatatatgaaggctaatcaagtcaatggctgatactaattgcgcaagtctaaaaatataaagagtgatacaagagcagagtgatacgtagagcgtgagtaaaatatggaattcgaattgtttctgatctacgcaggcttatatatgtttgcctaatcagtcaggcaatcatcacatccgtagatcacagacgattgggtgctgcaaagcttcctaggaagtaagcgagtaagtacaaagaagcagataacaattatgctaagcagtaaaatagcaggtgctaggaagttggaataacaaaccggcgtgtcaggctaccaagagtccagaaagctgtttcctaatcatatcaaaaatggttaaataaaaggggatgagtAGTTCCGTAAGAGGTGTATAATGCTCTTACGACAGGATACATtaatactaatatagaagttgattaacatgatgagttcctttgtttcacaatgacaggtattcatgggctgtgtaactaaagattacaaatgctgggcGCTTCACAAAAGCAGGAACTGATGCTTGGCTATAGTAGCTGAGGCACCTCCAATAATCAACTAAACTTAAACACTATCAGCGTAAAAAGCTCTTAATACCAACTCGCTATCTCACATCCGATGACAGACTGTGGATATACCAGCGCAACCCCAGCAAGATCCAACAACCCAGGCTCTATATATCACAGCCGATATCTCACTGTGTATATGAGTGCAACCCCAGCAAGAGCCGATAAATCAGATTCTATATCACAGCCGATGGCAAACTGTGTATAGACTAGCACACCTTTTAAGCCAAGCTCTCTAAGTTACAAAAGAAGATGTGTTACactcaaataaatttattatagtatcatagTATGTCTCACCATACTAGCCAAATTCCGACTGCTTCTCAAATGCAGaaacaactgtttatataacCGAGAAAAAGCAAACGCAACATATGATTGGTGGTTATGAGTAGTTGAAATATTTGTAGGTCAAAACGGCAGTTATTAAAAAAAAAGCTACTCACAGGTAAATACAtaatgtaaaggttttgctacatttttgtaATGCATTAACtaatattggaaaaaagttAATAAGAAAACAAAGAACCAACAAATATTCTTTCTTGAATTTCAGAGGATTTTCTGTTTGTAAGTCCAAGGTAGCGGGTGtcttataatttttttagcGGGCGTATTTCAGCCTGTATTTATTCCAGCAAGCATCTTAGTCTTCAATAGCTGTTGATACACatcataatttgaattttctaGTTGGATAAATAAGCCCTGATTGACTCACTAAAACAGTTTTAGTCTTTGCTTCCATCCTTTCTTCGGCCTTTCTTAGTGCCACCAACATTTAATAAAGAGTTGTCCTTTTGCTTTAGTGGTGGAAAGtctttttcatatattttaaacaaatttactacattacctttaccaTACTACTGCATTCTGTCCCAGAATGGACTGGTTAGGTGTCTCTGCTTGCCATAGGTTGAGCCAATAATTTTCTAGGTGCAAAGGTTTCTGAGTGCCTCTCGTAAGCTGTCTGGTATGACCCTGAGGGCTACATGTAACTCCGTCAACTGATATTGATGTTGGATCTGGGTTCCTCCCTTGTCCCATCGTTATACCAGTGTTTCGGGCAATGTGGTCTCTCTTCCGAACATCATGTAGTTTGCTGTTTCTTTAGTAATGCGATGTGGTGATGCCCTGACTGCCCTCCTGATTTGTGGCAGCAACTCGTCTCATTCCTTGTGCTTCATACCACAGATGAGTGCTCTTAATAAATTTCTCAATGTACGATTTAACCTTTCGACTACTGAATTTCATTGTAGACGATATGGGGGTGGTTCTGGTTTTCCTGTTTCCCCACAGCTTGCAGCATTTAACAAATGTGACTCAAATTGGCTTCCCTGATCGTTATGTCATTATGACTTCTGGTATGCCGAAGTAAGAAAACACTCTCATCTAATGTTTTGGCAAAATTTTCTACTTTGCCATTAGGAATAGTAATGGCATTACACCATCTTATAAAATGATCTGCTCAGAccaatatttttgtgttttcttgGTTTGTTTTTGGGAATGGTCCACACAGGTCAACAGCCACCACCTGCCAAGGTTTCCTGCGTAAAGATGGTATTGCACGAGCTATTTTTATGTGTAATTCATTTTGCTTGTTGACATTCTTAGCAATGGCAACGGATCGTCTCACATCACCTGTCATTCCTGCTCAGTACCATAATAGATTTAATTGTACCAAGGTTTTATTAAAGCCTAAGTGAGCCTGTTGGTGGACAGTTTGGATGGCACTTTTCCGTAGCTCATAAGGACAAATAGCTAGCCAGCCGTCTGCGCTATCCTTTTGTTGGAAGCGTGATACACAGTACCCCATCGGAATTCAACTGCAATAGCTTTTGCACATCAGGCAGACACTTGGTGACCCAGTTGGCCTGTTGTGTTTTTGGTTAGAATCCTTTGACAACCGCATGGTAAGCAGGACCATTTATACATCGGCTTGCTGCTGACTGGCTAACCAGCCAGTTGGAAAGAGTGGATGTGTAGGTCTGTCAGCCGAGTCTATTTGCATTATTGTGTTTCAATCCTCTCCGGTGACTCAGCTCAAAATTGTATTCCGATAATGTCTTGATCTCATGAACGAGCTATTTGACAGGTGTAGGATTGCGCAGTAACCAGGTAAAGGAGGCGTGATCAGTGCGTACCAAGGAATTTTTTGGGGTGGGGGGTGGAGCCAATCCTTTACACATTGAACTTTGTCATTGTCTGTTTCCACCGCCTGATCACTAACTGTATATCCTAAATACTTTGCCCTCTTTGCAAAGAGGGTGCACTTGCTAGGCTTAAAaattgacttgcgacaaaagtcacattacagttatatggtgtcaaaaggttcatcatgttttactctgctgtgttgtaggtgcaaaatatgtggaaatgtgattacaagctcttaaaagccgtAAAAGAGTAAATAAAGAAAACTGACTTGTTATCAGAGCATAAACATATATTcatagaataaatatatttgcatcATCGTAACAGTGGTCAAAGCATgcatacataaaaaataaacaagtacCAATGCACTAAAAGCCTTAAAAGCACTTAAAAGCCTAAAAGCACTTGAAAGCCTTAAAAGAGTAAATAAAGAAAACTGACTTGTTATCAGAGCATAAACATATATTcatagaataaatatatttgcatcATCGTAACAGTGGTCAAAGCATgcatacataaaaaataaacaagtgcCAATGCACAATGTTTATTGTATGCAAGGAGCTGTGCTGCTCTGCCTACTTCTCTAAAATGCTCTTCTTTTTATTATCTTCTTGTCTTTTGGCTCTGCCCCCTTGCGGTTTCTGCTTCTCGCCGTAACGCTTTATTCTTCAATCTGCCTATGTGACCTATAGACTGCCGAGTCATCTTTGCCCTCTATCGCCGGCCAGACCTCCGAGCATAAGGGAGAGGCCCGGTTCGACCCGGCAACCGATCATCACGCTGGCACCTGCCCCGTTCACGACGCTCTTCCATCACACTCTCCCCCCGGACTGGCCACGGGGAGCCATCCGATCGATGCCGGAGGGAAAGATCATCTGCGCCCAGAGCCGGTGCTGTCAAGCCTCCTCCCTCTTCCCATTAGGAGATGGTATCTTCCAGAAAAAGGGCATCATAGCTTCGATGTCGAGCATCTCTGGGGAGCCTTCGATCTTGGAGGGCCATATGATGCCACCGGTGGCTATCCTCTAAGAACCGGTCGCAGTGGGCCTTTCGTAGCCGCCGGAGCTCTTCCTCCTCAAATCACTCTCCCAATAGGCCTTGGAGTCGGTCCTCTCTAGTGGGCAGGGTATGCATAGGCTAGAGAGTCTCCTTTCTCCTACAATTATGGGAAAGCTGCCGGTCTGTGGCTCCAACTCTCTCCTTTCTAGGTGCGGGCTGTTTTCGGTCCGGCCT
Above is a window of Watersipora subatra chromosome 3, tzWatSuba1.1, whole genome shotgun sequence DNA encoding:
- the LOC137390871 gene encoding uncharacterized protein — protein: MDVQTTQIHVFSDASLKGYGACCYLRQVGKDGTVHTMLLFGKSRVAPLKPVTIPRLKRRAAVIAVRISKLVNRELKLSFDEMYFWCDSQIVLGYMANESKIFHMYVANMIHEIYQNSSPSQWHYVKSKDNPADMASRGASVDELINLSWLSGPDFLKEHDVKAYMEANNVNRKIEEHDPKVKPVKVLKTSAAALNIAHKFLKYSTFNGLVKSLAILQKAARKKTWKSVSATAEDMQETEVLAIKRTQEINFQEEIQTLKENKSVRKDSTIATLNPYLDKQSILRVGGRLHRADITTDEKCPMIVLMYSHLAKLLVRHHHHRIHHLGRRSTLAATREAGYWIISGASTVKSTISDCIACSKLRKLLQEQLMGDLPAERVQRTSLFSHVGMDVFGPYHVRERRSTLKHYGLIFMFLYSSAVHIKMLDDLSTDSFINALRCLTAIRGHVTTLYSGNATNFVGAKNLFDRELERVSDPKMQKYLLDYRITFKNNTPESSHQEGAWERLIRSAKAVLNGMAINYKERIDSQTLKLHSMKWQAY